One Syngnathoides biaculeatus isolate LvHL_M chromosome 4, ASM1980259v1, whole genome shotgun sequence DNA window includes the following coding sequences:
- the snap29 gene encoding synaptosomal-associated protein 29, with product MMAYPDSRNPFADDDDEDSFRPSNRGLDGDPGDGGLTDAERRQRYLQQEVMHTAQSAVDSSYRSLGYIYESEKMGVETAEELMRQGEVLKRTDKMLDNMDEDLKTSQKHINSIKSVWGGLVSYFKGKPDQPKPPAEEPKPYQANERLQSALATSRGQEDKYQASHPNLRKLETGGFGASASVDGDFSARNGSSQNRHLRQAHQTLDNNLGEMADGLSRLKRLALGLQSEIESQDDSIDCLFNKVDKMDTKINNTNQQIKRLK from the exons CCATTCGCAGACGATGACGACGAAGATAGCTTCCGCCCTTCAAACAGGGGCTTGGACGGCGACCCCGGCGACGGCGGGCTGACCGACGCCGAGAGGAGACAGCGCTACCTCCAGCAGGAAGTGATGCATACGGCTCAGTCGGCGGTGGACAGCAGCTACCGTTCCCTCGGGTACATCTACGAATCCGAGAAGATGGGTGTGGAAACGGCAGAG GAGCTGATGCGACAGGGGGAAGTTCTGAAAAGGACGGACAAAATGTTGGACAACATGGATGAGGATCTGAAGACCAGCCAGAAGCACATCAACAGTATCAAGAGTGTTTGGGGAGGCCTGGTCAGTTACTTCAAGGGCAAACCTGACCAGCCCAAACCTCCAGCGGAGGAGCCAAAGCCCTACCAGGCCAACGAAAG ATTACAGAGTGCTTTGGCGACCAGCAGAGGGCAAGAAGACAAGTACCAAGCAAGTCACCCCAACCTCAGAAAGCTGGAGACAGGAG ggtttgGGGCCTCGGCATCAGTCGACGGCGACTTCTCCGCCCGAAATGGATCTTCTCAGAACAGACACCTTCGACAAGCTCACCAGACCTTGGACAACAATTTAG gtgaaatGGCGGACGGCTTGAGCAGGCTCAAGAGGCTCGCCTTGGGTCTCCAGTCGGAGATCGAAAGCCAGGATGACTCCATCGATTGTCTCTTCAACAAAGTGGACAAGATGGACACAAAGATCAATAATACAAACCAGCAGATTAAACGCCTCAAATAA